The Etheostoma spectabile isolate EspeVRDwgs_2016 chromosome 24, UIUC_Espe_1.0, whole genome shotgun sequence genome contains a region encoding:
- the LOC116673936 gene encoding rho GTPase-activating protein 6 isoform X3, translated as MGDSVFLERQNSYLGDYTWSSLSGRSVRLTPVAIQNLSELERAKLQEVAYTRLHQDYDLGCQITMPKDGQKRKKSLRRKLDSLAKEKSKDKECIPQAFSIVLSQVIANDRTHRQRQDSYRQDPSQREEHKDSSDLVSSILQFATKRPSTKELSSSNSSLSSTSETANESTSPNTPEAAPRARRRGGMSVDSITDLDDNQSRLLEALQLSLPAETPSKKEKHRDKRLSLNPIYRQVPRVVDSCCQHIEKYGLQTVGIFRVGSSKKRVRQLRDEFDRGIDVQLDEEQSVHDVAALLKEFLRDMPDPLLTKELYTAFINTTLLDPDEQHNVTQLLVYLLPACNSDTLHRLLEFLSTVTDHAHDRQDKDKQEITGNKMTSLNLATIFGPNLLHKQKSSDKEFSVQSSARAEESTAVIAVLQRMIASYQTLFMVPPDLQNEVLMNLLETDPDVVDYLLRRKASQSPDLLQSEEPFALSERHSSSDSNKVSSGEVSPYDNNSPILSERRGEPGSPGSEPLFRVPEQYTLVGHVAGWSREPGADTWGAKDAISEEHANIWGTWHTTLKPTLKDQAYTGSHGNMSEGSSRSSHEGLNEQHGDGRPQATLQQTQTAPGVAECLPHPPVTRVCTQLKTNPSVTSHLNSTQGLNRASGHGLNPTSRPQSGVNAGEGGPAVRNDSRFLPPYNAHHRLSNSQSSPQPSTAQRPPLQHGRLSAAQSNSGSTTENQMVPQSPEWQDWQRDRWQIWQLLSSDNADALPETLV; from the exons ATGGACAGAAGAGGAAAAAGTCGCTGAGGAGGAAGTTGGACTCGCTTGCGAAAGAGAAGAGTAAAGACAAAG AATGCATACCCCAGGCCTTCAGTATAGTTCTCTCCCAGGTCATCGCTAATGACAGAACACACAGGCAGCGTCAGGACAGCTATCGTCAGGACCCTTCACAGCGTGAGGAGCACAAGGACTCCTCCGACCTTGTGTCGTCCATTTTACAG TTTGCCACCAAGCGGCCGTCCACTAAGGAGTTATCCAGCAGTAACTCCTCTTTGAGTTCCACATCCGAGACAGCCAATGAGTCAACGTCACCCAACACGCCTGAGGCTGCACCCCGAGCACGCAGGAGG GGAGGCATGTCAGTGGACTCGATCACGGACCTGGACGACAACCAGTCCCGCCTGCTCGAGGCCCTGCAGCTCTCTCTGCCGGCCGAAACGCCGAGTAAAAAGGAGAAGCACCGCGACAAAAGGCTGAGCCTCAATCCCATCTACCGCCAGGTGCCCCGGGTGGTCGATAGCTGCTGCCAGCACATCGAGAAATACG GTTTGCAGACTGTGGGGATCTTTAGAGTGGGAAGCTCCAAGAAGAGAGTCCGACAG CTACGTGACGAGTTTGATCGCGGCATTGACGTCCAGCTGGATGAGGAGCAAAGCGTCCACGATGTGGCTGCCCTGCTGAAGGAGTTCCTCAGGGACATGCCGGACCCTCTCCTCACCAAGGAGCTCTACACAGCCTTCATCAACACCACAT TGTTGGATCCAGATGAGCAACATAATGTTACTCAGCTGCTGGTCTACCTgctcccagcatgcaacagtgATACGCTCCACCGCCTCCTGGAGTTTCTGTCCACTGTGACTGACCACGCCCATGACCGGcaggacaaagacaaacaagag ATCACAGGGAACAAGATGACGTCGCTGAACCTGGCCACCATCTTCGGCCCCAACCTGCTCCACAAGCAGAAGAGCTCAGACAAGGAGTTCAGCGTCCAGAGCTCAGCCAGGGCCGAGGAGAGCACGGCCGTCATCGCCGTGCTGCAGAGGATGATTGCCAGCTACCAAACCCTGTTCATG GTGCCTCCTGATCTGCAAAATGAGGTTTTGATGAATCTATTGGAGACGGATCCAGATGTGGTGGACTACCTGCTGAGAAGAAAAGCATCACA GAGTCCCGACCTGTTGCAGTCAGAGGAGCCCTTCGCCCTGAGCGAGCGCCATTCTTCCAGCGACTCCAACAAGGTGTCCAGCGGCGAGGTGTCCCCTTATGACAACAACTCCCCAATCCTGAGTGAGCGCAGAGGAGAGCCAGGAAGCCCGGGCAGCGAGCCACTCTTCCGTGTCCCAGAACAGTACACTCTGGTGGGGCACGTGGCCGGCTGGAGCAGAGAGCCTGGGGCTGACACTTGGGGTGCCAAAG ATGCTATATCAGAGGAACACGCTAACATTTGGGGGACGTGGCACACTACTCTGAAACCAACTCTTAAGGACCAAGCATACACAG GTTCCCATGGCAACATGTCAGAGGGAAGCTCCCGCAGCTCACACGAAGGTCTCAACGAACAACATGGCGATGGCAGGCCGCAGGCAACGCTGCAACAGACTCAGACAGCGCCCGGCGTCGCCGAGTGCCTACCCCACCCCCCGGTCACCAGAGTGTGTACCCAGCTCAAGACCAACCCCTCTGTGACGTCACACCTCAATAGCACGCAAGGCCTCAATCGAGCAAGCGGACACGGACTTAACCCGACCTCGAGACCTCAAAGCGGGGTGAACGCTGGCGAAGGTGGCCCTGCTGTCCGTAACGACAGCCGCTTTCTTCCCCCTTATAACGCCCACCATCGACTGTCTAATTCCCAAAGTTCGCCTCAGCCCTCAACAGCTCAGCGGCCCCCTCTGCAGCACGGGAGGCTGAGCGCAGCGCAAAGTAACTCCGGCTCGACGACGGAGAACCAAATGGTGCCGCAGAGCCCGGAGTGGCAGGACTGGCAGCGGGACCGGTGGCAGATCTGGCAGCTGCTGTCCTCAGACAATGCCGACGCACTGCCCGAAACGCTGGTGTGA